A window of the Lagopus muta isolate bLagMut1 chromosome 1, bLagMut1 primary, whole genome shotgun sequence genome harbors these coding sequences:
- the LDHB gene encoding L-lactate dehydrogenase B chain, whose protein sequence is MATLKEKLITPVAAGSAVPNNKITVVGVGQVGMACAISILGKGLCDELALVDVLEDKLKGEMMDLQHGSLFLQTHKIVADKDYAVTANSKIVVVTAGVRQQEGESRLNLVQRNVNVFKFIVPQIVKYSPNCTILVVSNPVDILTYVTWKLSGLPKHRVIGSGCNLDTARFRYLMAERLDIHPTSCHGWILGEHGDSSVAVWSGVNVAGVSLQELNPAMGTDKDSENWKEVHKQVVESAYEVIRLKGYTNWAIGLSVAELCETMLKNLCRVHSVSTLVKGMYGIENDVFLSLPCVLSASGLTSVINQKLKDDEVAQLKKSADTLWSIQKDLKDL, encoded by the exons ATGGCGACCCTGAAGGAGAAGCTGATCACCCCCGTGGCCGCGGGCAGCGCGGTCCCCAACAACAAGATCACCGTAGTGGGGGTCGGGCAGGTGGGGATGGCGTGTGCCATCAGCATCCTCGGCAAG GGTCTTTGTGATGAGCTTGCTTTGGTTGATGTTTTGGAAGACAAACTAAAAGGAGAAATGATGGATCTACAGCATGGGAGCTTGTTCCTTCAGACTCATAAGATTGTGGCAGACAAAG ATTATGCTGTCACAGCCAACTCCAAGATTGTGGTAGTAACTGCAGGTGTTCGTCAGCAAGAGGGGGAGAGTCGTCTCAACCTGGTTCAGAGGAACGTGAACGTCTTCAAATTCATCGTTCCTCAGATTGTGAAATACAGCCCCAATTGCACCATCCTGGTGGTTTCCAACCCAG TGGATATATTAACCTATGTCACATGGAAGCTGAGTGGCCTGCCAAAGCACCGTGTGATTGGAAGTGGCTGCAATCTAGACACAGCTAGATTCCGCTACCTGATGGCTGAGAGACTTGATATCCACCCGACCAGCTGCCACGGCTGGATTTTAGGAGAACATGGTGATTCCAGCG TGGCTGTTTGGAGCGGAGTTAATGTGGCAGGTGTTTCTCTCCAGGAGCTGAATCCTGCCATGGGTACTGACAAAGACAGTGAGAACTGGAAGGAAGTCCACAAGCAGGTTGTTGAAAG TGCCTATGAGGTAATCAGACTCAAGGGGTATACAAACTGGGCCATTGGCCTTAGCGTTGCTGAGCTCTGTGAGACAATGCTGAAGAACTTGTGCCGAGTTCATTCTGTGTCAACACTGGTAAAG GGCATGTATGGCATTGAGAACGATGTCTTCCTGAGCCTGCCTTGTGTTCTGAGTGCCTCTGGATTGACAAGTGTCATCAACCAAAAGCTGAAGGATGATGAAGTGGCTCAGCTGAAGAAGAGTGCAGACACATTGTGGAGCATCCagaaagatcttaaagatctgTAA